A genomic region of Saimiri boliviensis isolate mSaiBol1 chromosome 20, mSaiBol1.pri, whole genome shotgun sequence contains the following coding sequences:
- the TSPAN17 gene encoding tetraspanin-17 isoform X1 gives MPGKHQHFQEPEVGCCGKYFLFGFNIVFWVLGALFLAIGLWAWGEKGVLSNITALTDLGGLDPVWLFVVVGGVMSVLGFAGCIGALRENTFLLKFFSMFLGLIFFLELATGILAFVFKDWIRDQLNLFINNNVKAYRDDIDLQNLIDFAQEYWSCCGARGPNDWNLNIYFNCTDLNPSRERCGVPFSCCVRDPAEDVLNTQCGYDIRLKLELEQQGFIHTKGCVGQFEKWLQDNLIVVAGVFVGIALLQIFGICLAQNLVSDIKAVKANWSKWNDDFENHWLTPAIPEVLSTVGPHQNSLAGAPGLAPPCQHVFFGLRGLYP, from the exons ATGCCCGGCAAGCACCAGCACTTCCAGGAACCCGAGGTCGGCTGCTGTGGGAAATACTTCCTGTTTGGCTTCAACATTGTCTTCTGG GTGCTGGGAGCCCTGTTCCTGGCTATCGGCCTCTGGGCCTGGGGTGAGAAG GGCGTTCTCTCCAACATCACAGCGCTGACAGATCTGGGAGGCCTTGACCCCGTGTGGCTGTTTGTGGTAGTTGGAGGCGTCATGTCGGTGCTGGGCTTTGCTGGCTGCATCGGAGCCCTCCGGGAGAACACCTTCCTGCTCAAGTTT TTCTCCATGTTCCTCGGCCTCATCTTCTTCCTGGAGCTGGCAACAGGGATCCTGGCCTTTGTCTTCAAGGACTGGATTCGAGACCAGCTCAACCTCTTCATCAACAACAACGTCAAGGCCTACCGGGACGACATTGACCTCCAGAACCTCATTGACTTTGCTCAGGAATAC TGGTCTTGCTGCGGAGCCCGAGGCCCCAACGACTGGAACCTCAATATCTACTTCAACTGCACTGACTTGAACCCTAGCCGGGAACGCTGTGGGGTGCCCTTCTCCTGCTGCGTTAGGGACCCTGCG GAAGATGTCCTCAACACCCAGTGTGGCTACGACATCCGGCTTAAACTG GAGCTGGAGCAGCAGGGCTTCATCCACACCAAAGGCTGCGTGGGCCAGTTTGAGAAGTGGCTGCAGGACAACCTGATTGTCGTGGCGGGGGTCTTCGTGGGCATCGCCCTCCTCCAG ATCTTTGGCATCTGCCTGGCCCAGAACCTCGTGAGTGACATCAAGGCAGTGAAAGCCAACTG GAGCAAATGGAATGAtgactttgagaaccactggcttacGCCCGCCATTCCTGAGGTCCTGTCCACGGTGGGGCCTCATCAGAACTCTCTGGCTGGGGCCCCTGGCCTGGCCCCACCCTGCCAACACGTTTTCTTCGGCCTGCGTGGTTTATATCCTTGA
- the TSPAN17 gene encoding tetraspanin-17 isoform X2, with the protein MPGKHQHFQEPEVGCCGKYFLFGFNIVFWVLGALFLAIGLWAWGEKGVLSNITALTDLGGLDPVWLFVVVGGVMSVLGFAGCIGALRENTFLLKFFSMFLGLIFFLELATGILAFVFKDWIRDQLNLFINNNVKAYRDDIDLQNLIDFAQEYWSCCGARGPNDWNLNIYFNCTDLNPSRERCGVPFSCCVRDPAEDVLNTQCGYDIRLKLELEQQGFIHTKGCVGQFEKWLQDNLIVVAGVFVGIALLQEQME; encoded by the exons ATGCCCGGCAAGCACCAGCACTTCCAGGAACCCGAGGTCGGCTGCTGTGGGAAATACTTCCTGTTTGGCTTCAACATTGTCTTCTGG GTGCTGGGAGCCCTGTTCCTGGCTATCGGCCTCTGGGCCTGGGGTGAGAAG GGCGTTCTCTCCAACATCACAGCGCTGACAGATCTGGGAGGCCTTGACCCCGTGTGGCTGTTTGTGGTAGTTGGAGGCGTCATGTCGGTGCTGGGCTTTGCTGGCTGCATCGGAGCCCTCCGGGAGAACACCTTCCTGCTCAAGTTT TTCTCCATGTTCCTCGGCCTCATCTTCTTCCTGGAGCTGGCAACAGGGATCCTGGCCTTTGTCTTCAAGGACTGGATTCGAGACCAGCTCAACCTCTTCATCAACAACAACGTCAAGGCCTACCGGGACGACATTGACCTCCAGAACCTCATTGACTTTGCTCAGGAATAC TGGTCTTGCTGCGGAGCCCGAGGCCCCAACGACTGGAACCTCAATATCTACTTCAACTGCACTGACTTGAACCCTAGCCGGGAACGCTGTGGGGTGCCCTTCTCCTGCTGCGTTAGGGACCCTGCG GAAGATGTCCTCAACACCCAGTGTGGCTACGACATCCGGCTTAAACTG GAGCTGGAGCAGCAGGGCTTCATCCACACCAAAGGCTGCGTGGGCCAGTTTGAGAAGTGGCTGCAGGACAACCTGATTGTCGTGGCGGGGGTCTTCGTGGGCATCGCCCTCCTCCAG GAGCAAATGGAATGA